The region AGCTGACGCTTTGATAAGGAATCAAATTTTGCCATATGGAGTAACCTTAGCTCTGAGCCATGGTGGAGTGCCATACTGCTTATAAGATCTAGCTCCCTATTTTTAAATGGGATCAATAATTCTGAAGGTAATAAGATATGGTCAGGGCTTTTAAACTCCAACTCTAATGGAATGGCCAGTACTGGACATTTCACCTTTTTTATCACCTGTAGTGTGTTACTGCCAAAGCTTAACTTGCGGTCTGCTGTCCTTCCTTGGGTTCCCATAACGACTAGGTCAGCGTTTTGAATATCTACTAGATCATTCAACTGAGTAATGAAGTTGCCACAAATAACTTTAGTTTCAAAATTATGAAGTGGGTTATCCGTTAGATACTCCACTCGTTCGAGTAGGTGATCCATTTGATCGTCAAATTCTTTTAGTTGATGTTGCTCTTTCTCTTCATAAGTATGAACTATAATAAAGGTAGCCTCCTCGTTATTAAAATACTGCAAGGCGCAAGATAAAGCGTTAAAAGCATTCTCTGAAAAATCGGTAGGGATGATAATAACTCTCATAGTAAGGTTGGATTTTATTATTCCAAAACTAGAGGCTGTCCCGATTTAAAACTATGATTTTAATCAGTTCTAAGTGACAACATTTATCATTTGACTAACGAGAGCTTATTCATGAATAATCAAAAAAGGCACTTCCTCATGATAATCCCTACCTCGTTCTTTATTTTTTAAAAACAGTATATGTTCTAAAATATGGATGTTTTTGGCAAATAAAATAACCAGATCTACGTGATTTCTATTGATATAAAATTGTAGCGCCTCATCCATGGTTTTATTGATAACAAAATGAAAACTATGGGGGAGATGACCTAAGGTACTTTGCAAAAAAGATTTGTTGATATTTTGAGTTTCTGTTAAGGCATGGCTGTATTTATGAAGTTGCAAAATATTAAGATGGCTATCATTATCCTTGACAAATTTTACTAAGGTATTTGTGGAACGCGCCCGATGCATAAAGTTAAAATCAGATAGAAGCACTAATTGTTTTGGTCGCTCACATTTAAACTCTTTTGGCAGCACAAGAATCGGGCATTTTACTCTGGTAATGATATCTTTAGCACGGCTTGTCTCCATACTTTGATTTAAAATAGCTGGACCTTCAGTTTCGAGCACGATTAAATCTATATCATAATCCAAAACGGCTTCTTTTATATTTTCTATAAAACTTCCTTTCCATGGTAATGAAAAGATTTTTTGATGAGGAGCCAAAAGCCCTTCAAGGGCTTTTAGTTGTGTTTTTAAATTTAGATCTTTAAGCTCCCGTTGAGTGTCATGTGCCTCTGTTTTAAGATCTGCCACCGTTGTATAGATGAGGTAAAAACGCATTCCTGCCTTTGGGTACATGGATAGCACACACCTAACGGCCTTCCATGAAGGACTTGTGAAATCTATCGGGATAAGGATATGCTTCATTGCAAACACATTTTTAAACACAAATGTATTTGCCTAAGCCTTATGAATTGATGATAAAAATCAGTTGTGGATTATTTAATACCAAATAAGTTTTTAAAAGAGCACTATTCTATATGTTCTAGCTTTTTTAGATGGAGAATTCTAATATTGCGCCCTTCAATTTCAATAAGACCTTCTTTCTTAAATCCAGATAAGGTACGTATCAAACTCTCTGTGGCAATACCGGCAACACTGGCAAGATCGTTACGAGCTATACAAATATTTTCATCGGTATTTTTATCGAGTACTTGTGCAAATTGCAAAATGGTTTGTGCTGTTTTCTTTCGTACCGAGCTATAGGCCATTTGCAATAATTGGTTTTTAACCCCTGCAACATCATCTGTTAAGAGTTGTAAGAGTTCCATCGAGATATTCTTACTGTTGCCGAGTACTTCTCTGAGTGTAGACTTGAGAACCCCGACAACGGTTACATCTTCTAGCGCCTGTGCTGATTCTTGATAAGCAACATTATCAAGAAGAGATGTAAAACCTAAAAAGTCATCAGCTTTATGCAGTGCTGTGGTCAACTCTTTCCCACTTTTATCTATTTTATATGTTTTAACGACTCCCTTTAAGATGAGGTAAATTCTAAAAGAACGACCACTTTCCTTATAAATATGCTCTCCTTTTTGAAAGGTATATTCTTCTCCTTCATCATCAAAAAAGTTCTTCAACTCGTTAAGGTTGCGCAATTGATCTTCTTGAGATGTCGATTGTGTTGCCGCCAATATATTTTTAAGAATAGTAGCTTTTGCTATTCTACTCTCTATAGCGTTTACCAATTCTTCTTCCTCAAATGGCTTGGTTAGATAATCGTCTGCGCCAAGATCCATTCCCTTGCGTATTTCTTTATGCTCTGTTTTTGCAGATAAGAAAATAAAAGGAATTTGATTGGTACTCGTGTCTGCTGATAATGCCTCTAGAACCCCATAGCCATCTACCTCTGGCATCATAATATCACAAAGAATCACGTCCGGACAGTTTTGTTTTGCAAGAGTGATACCTATGCGACCATTAGGTGCAGTCGTCACTTCAAAATTTAATAGTTCTAGTAACTCTGCCGTGTTTTCTCTTAAGGCAGTATCGTCTTCAATAATGAGTACTTTTTTCATGATACACTAGTGTTTATAACTGGGATTAAGATACGAAAAGTGGACCCTTTACCTGCGCTACTAATAAATGAAATAGTAGCATCTAAATTTCTTAAGTGATTTTGAACAATATTAAGACCTATTCCTGTTCCTGGGGTGAGCAACACATTCTCTGCTCTAAAGTAGCGATCAAAAATAGAGTGCTGCTCCTGTTGTGGAATACCTATACCTTGATCTTTAATTTTAATTTCTAGATGTTCGGGAAGTTCATTTACTTCTATGATTACCAGACTGCCCTCTCCAGAGTATTTTATGGCATTGTGGATAAGGTTACTTAAAGATAGTTCGAGAATTTTTTCATCAAAGGCTATGATGATATCCTCAGCATTTTTAGGATATTGAATGTTCTGACCTTCTTTAAGATGCATATTAGCATCATAGACGACTTCATTGAGTACTTTGCTTAATGGGAATGATGTGGTTTTATAAATAGCTTTACCCGTGTCTAATCGCTCTAAAGACAGAAAATCGTCTATAATGGTATTGAGGTATTTTACTTTACTTTTTATGGTATTAAGATGTTTTTCTCTTTTTTCTTGTTGTTCTTCGGTTGTATATTTTCCAATCAATGTCGCAGAGGTCAGAATACCACTAATAGGAGTTTTAAACTCATGTGAAACCAATGATAAGAATTTAGTCTTTAATTCATTGAGCTCTTTTTCTTTTTGTAAGGCTTCTTTAGTATTGTTTTCTGCATGGATACGCAAGCTTACCTCCTTTTTCAATTGTTCTACAGCTTTGTTTAAGGAATCGGTACGTTCTTCAATTTTCTCCTCTAGATGGTCATTAAGATCAGCTATTTGCCTTTCGTTTTCTTTGCGTACCGTGATATCGGTGACAAGTGACATGACGTAGCGATGATTGTGCAATACAAATGGATTCAAACCAGCCTCTACTGGAAATTGAGTTCCGTCCTTGCGCAACCCAAAGAGATCTCTTCCATTTCCCATTTCTCGTTTTTGGCTGTGATCCATAAAACCATGGAAATGAGAATGATGTTCTTTATGATAAGAGCTAGGAATTAGAGTATGGAGGTGTTGACCTTCTAATTCTCTTTTCTCATATCCAAAAATTGTTCTTGCAGAGGCATTTGTTGCCACAATAATTTGAGCAGAATTGACTACCACGATTCCCTCTGAAGCCCCTTCAAATAAAATAAGAAAAGCTTCATCTATACTCTCTTCAAAAAAACCCATATTTCAAAAATACGAATAAAGAGTTATTATTTGTAATAAAAAAATAGGGCTATAAATAACTAGGCATTAAATAGATAAGTTTTAAAATATTCCTTGATTGCATTTATTGCTTGATGTACCTGTTGACTCGACTGACGAGTCACTTCTATAATTTCGGGAATGTTAAGGTGAAAATGAATATACAGGGATGCAATGTTCCTATAGGATGCTGGTAAACTATTAATCATTTCATTTGCTTGCTGGCTCGTCCAAGTTTGCGTGCGTCCTTTATCTAAATGTTCCTCTATGTTATGAGCTGACTCTACTTCAAAAATGGTCTTGAAATTTTCCTTATGTGTCGCGTATGAAATATCATCCAATTCTTCTTCTAGGATGATATCCCCGTCTAACTGTGTTGCCATTTTTTCTCTCATCCTATCTCTTTCTGCCTTTGCATAATCATCAATATTCTCCAGAGATTCATGTATGCTATGTTCCTTCTCTTTAGCTTTTTCTAAAAGCAAGTTCAATTCTTTAAAGAGAAAAATATAAAATTCATCATCAGTTTTAATCTCATCAAAAGCATGGTAGGTGGCTATAAATAGATCGTCTATAAAGTCATCTACTTTATAAAAATTGGAAAGTAATATGCCACTGTGTTCCATCTCCCTTAATTGTGCATTGATATACCTCCCCATCTCTGGAATAGAATTCAGAAAAAGAGCATAAAATGCTTTTGCATCATCTCTTAATTTAAGAAGTTCTAGTTTCTTGTAATTGCGCTGTACCAGTATGCGATAACTTTTGATCCTAAGAATGCGTTTGCGAGCTTTCATGCTGATGTATTTAACGATTACTCTGTAAAACTGCACACAAATGAGTCATTTAGCAATGACAAAAATCATAGATTCTGCTAGTGACTTGATTTAGTTTTGAAAGAAATATGTAGATCATGAAGTCAAATATTAAAACAACAGAAACCTTCTACCACAACTTAGGTAAACTGTTTTATGCCGTTGCCTTTGCAGATAAAACGGTGCGTAAAGAAGAAGTGGACACCCTGCGGGAGTATGTGAAAAAACATTGGTTGAGCTATGATGATTTAAAGGATGTATTTGACAGTGATGCTGCACACCTCATAGAAATCGTTTTTGAAGGAGTTCAAGCTTTTGAGGAAACATCAAAAGATATGTTGGATGCCTTTATTTCTTATAAAAACCAACAGCCTCATCTGTTTACTGAAAAAGTGAATCAACTTATTATAGAAACATCAAAGGCTATCGCTTATTCCTATGCTGGAATTAACAAGTCAGAACTTGTCATAATCAGTCAATTGGAAATAGAATTGAACAGACACTAATTCTTCTTAAATGGAATTTATAGATTACTATAAAATATTAGGCCTTTCAAAAACTGCAAAGGAGAGCGACATTAAAAAGGCTTATCGCAAGTTGGCACGCAAATACCATCCAGACCTCAACCCCAATGACAAAGAGGCCGAACGTAAGTTTAAAGAACTAAACGAAGCTAATGAAGTACTCAGTCATCCAGAAAATCGGAAGAAATACGATAAATATGGGGAGAACTGGCAAAATGCTGAGGCCTATGAACAGGCACAAAGACAACAACAAAGAAGCTCTCAACAACGCACCTATGGAGGACAGCACAACTACAATGAAGAAGATTATTCCGACTTTTTTGAATCTATGTTTAGCGGTGGCCAGCGACAAAGAGCTGCTTACCGAGGTCAAGACTTCCATACCGAATTGCACCTCGATCTTATGGATGTCTATACCACTAGTAAAAGAACACTTACTGTAAACGGAAAAAACATAAGGATTACCATTCCTGCTGGAGTTACCAATGGACAAACCATAAAGATTAAAAATCACGGTGGGAAAAGCCCGTCAAATGGTCCTAAAGGAGACTTGTTGATCACTTTTATCATCAACAACAATACTTCCTTTCACAGAGAGCAAGCAGATTTATTTATCACTCAAAAAATCCCTTTACTTACTGCCGTATTAGGTGGCTCACAGCTTATCAAAACTATAGATGGTCAGGTAAAACTTACCGTTAAAGAAGGTACTCCAAATGGCACCAAAGTCAAATTGAAAGGAAAAGGATTCCCCAAGTACAAGCAAAAGGATGCCTATGGAGATTTGTATGTGACTTACCAAGTAATGGTTCCAAGCGCGCTTTCGCAAAAACAAAAGGAATTGTACCAAGAACTTTTAAAACTGGAAGACTAATGGAAGATAACAGCCTCATACCAGCAATAGATTTTTGCACAAGCCATCGAGTAAAAATCGAATTAGTACACACCCTAAATAAACAAGGGCTTATCGAAGTCATAACTCATAAGAAGCTCCTTTTTATACCAGAAAACCAGGTCAAAAAACTAGAGCGAATTTTAGTGTTTCACAGAGAGCTAGACATCAATCTAGAAGGTGTTGAAACTATTTTGTCTCTGCTACAACGTATGGAATCTATGCAAGAGCACATACTAGAATTAGAAAATAAACTTCAAAGATTTTTATAATGACAACACCTACAAATCATTTGATAACATTATGGATAGCATCCCGTACGAGACTAGAAAACCAACTCGATGTGATAACTGCCTATGACCTTAAAAAGAAACTCGCTCCATCCCCCAACAGTGTGGGCTATTTATTACAACATATCGCCGAAGTAGAATTGCTTTTTGCGAAAAATGTTTTTGGCAAAAAGGATATCAAAATAATTGCCCATACCGTCATTGCCAAAAAGGATACTGGAGAATGGACTGATTTAGAAAAAATACGTTCACTACTAAATCTATCTCGTAACATCTTAATGAACATCCTTTATATGCAAGAGGAAGAAGATTGGGGTAAAAAAATAGTGACTAAAGAATTTGGAACAAAAACAAAGGCACAAGCTCTAGGTCGTATCCTCTCCCATACAGCTTATCATGCTGGACAATTAGGCATACTGCTTAAATACGGTTCTGTTACACATTAGCGCATGGAACTGATGGATAAAAACAGGGATGGATCTTTATATATCTTTTTTGTTAAGGTATAACAGCCTGGCGATCGCATCGAGATTAACGGTATCAACGGCGATGTCATAGATAGCAATAGCATGTATACCACGATGATGGAAATAGGGGAATGGGTCAGCTCAGATCATCACTATGCTGGAAGAATTGCAAAAAATGATAAGCTACAAAAGCTTTAACATCAGAGACTGATTAAAATCATATTCTATTTCTTCTGCTACAATTATCTTAGAGCTTTAAATACATCTGAATGAAGACCATCATCATTATCTTTTTTGCCCTACTTTCTATCTCAAGCTGCAAACAACAAGTTGATGAAGAGAAAACCCCTCCTCAAATTATAGGAGTTGATGAAGATGCTATGCATACAAATCCAGCAGACTCCATGTATTTCATCAATAAAAAAATACAGGAAAAACAACTTAGAAGCCAACTGTTAAAAAAAGAAGGGCTGATCGGAGTAGAAAATAGTATTCCCGCTATACAAGGACTAGTAGAGTCTAAAAGCATCTATAAAGACGCTGACGATTACCTGCTGGATTATACCTATCCGTACCTCAATGAGCGTATAGACCCTGGCTACCAAAAATTTAATGACTTCTTTGCCAAAAACTACCTCAATACGGAGCGTACTATAAATGAAATTCTAGAGGATAATGAAATCATTTGTGATACATTGAGCATTCCGCGATTTAGAGATCAACGCATCATCAATTACAAATTAAAATCTGCTCAAAATAATTTGATAAGCATTCTTCTATACAAAGAAAACTATTACTCAGGCATGTTACATTCTACTTATATGTTTGATTGCATCAATTATGACTCAAAGAATCAAGAGTTCATTTACTTTGATAATTTCTTTATAGAGGGATCTGAAAAAATGGTGTATGACTTGATCAATAAAACCATCTTTGATAAGAGGTACACTGGCGACGTCTATGCGGACTGCTGGCAACTGTCAGCAGACGATTTTATGATTTATAAAAACAACTTTGTCATCAGTGAAAATAACATCGCCTTCTATCTTGACGACTGCATCATTTGTCCAGCTTATACGGGAGAGTACAAAGTAGTCATTCCTATCTCCCAGATAACACACCTTATTAGAAGTCATCATAAATCCTTGCTCCTTTAAATGAAAACCAACGGCTGTTTTAAACCAACTGATTTTATATTGTGAAAAGTAATTTTAAAAATATCATTAATTCTGATATACCGGTTCTAGTAGATTTTTTTGCTAACTGGTGTGGCCCTTGTAAAATGCTTATTCCCATACTAGCAGAAGTTAAGAAAGAACTAGGTGGCACTATTAAAATTATAAAAGTAGACGTAGATAAAAACGAATCTCTTGCCGCACAATTTCAAGTACGAGCTGTTCCTACTCTTTTACTTTTCAAAAAGGGAAAAAAGGTCTGGAGACAGTCTGGCGTTCTCCAAAAAGCAGATTAAATCCATATCATAAAACCCTCATGAATCCTATCAACACCTATATAGATCATACCCAACTCAAAGCAACAGCAACTCCTGAGGAGATTTCTCAGTTATGTAAAGAAGCAGTAGCACACCAGTTTTATGCTGTGTGTATTGCTGGTTTTTATACCGCTTTCGCGAAAGCGGAATTAGAAAAAACATCTGTAAAAATAGCAACTGTAATTGGGTTTCCATTAGGAGCAGATACGACGGCAACCAAGGTGTTTGAAACCCAAGAAGCTATTGCAAATGGAACTCATGAAATTGATATGGTCCTCAACATAGGAGTGTTAAAAGCAGGATATTTAAAACAAGTAAAAGAAGACATCGCAGCGGTGCGCAAGGCCTCACAAAATGAAGTTCTCAAAGTAATATTTGAAAACTGTTACCTGACAGAGCAAGAAAAACGCAACGCTTGTAAGATTTGCTTAGATACTGGAGTAGATTTTATAAAAACCTCAACTGGATTTGGCACAGGTGGAGCTACCGTAAAAGACATCAAACTCATCAAGGCAGAAGTGGGTGATCGCATTAAAATAAAAGCCTCTGGTAAAATAAAAACCTTAGAAACTGCACTTCAATACATAGAGTTAGGTGCTGATAGAATAGGAACCTCCTCTGCTTTACAAATGATAAAGAAATAAAGCATTCCTCCTCCACACATTACATCATAAAAGCTAAGCAATATGAGCACCCATATAGAAGCCAAAAACGGCGAAATAGCAGCAACAGTACTTCTTCCTGGAGATCCTATGCGAGCTAGATGGATCGCAGAAAACTTTCTAGATCATGCCACATGCTACAATAATGTTCGAGGCATGCTAGGCTATACAGGTACTTACAAAGGAAAACAAGTATCTGTTCAAGGAACTGGTATGGGAATACCTTCAGCACTTATCTATTGTCATGAATTAATTAATGATTACGGAGTTAAAAACTTGATACGTTTAGGCACTGCAGGATCCTATCAAAAAGATATAAAAATCAGAGACATTGTAATTGCCCTGGCCGCCAGCACTACATCTGGAATTAATAAGCAACACTTTCAAAATGCCCAATACGCTCCTACCGCAAATGTTGATTTATTTCTCAAGGCCTGTCTTTATGCAAAGAATAACAACATACCCGTTAAAGCCGGTAATGTACTCTCCACAGACGAGTTCTATGAAGAGGATCCTGACAGCTATAAGAAATGGGCAAATTATGGCGTGTTGTGCGTAGAAATGGAGACCGCTGGAATTTATAGCATCGCTGCAAAATATCATGTGAAAGCACTAGCCATACTCACTATTTCTGACTCGCTTGTTACAGGAGAACGCACCACAGCCGATGAGCGAGAAATGACTTTTAAAAAAATGGTAGAGATCGCACTTGGAACTATATAAAGGGCTTGCCAATTATTTTTAGTGCGCTTTAAACGCCTGATTGCGCTTGTTCAGCTGTCTATCTAAGTCAGAGACTGTTTCTTTCATAGCCGCTTCAAAATGAACCTCTTTAGAACTCGCAAAAAGTCTTGGACCAGGCGCACTTAACTCTATCTCGCAAATAGCATTTTCTTGTTCACTAGTATTGCCAACTTTAAAAAACACTTGCGCTCGTATAAGCCATGGATACTTAGCATTTAACCTATCAAGTTGGTCTCTGGTTGCAGCACTTAAAGCTGCACTTTCTTCAAATTTTACGTATTGGAAGCTAATAGTCATAACAGTCGTATTTATGATAAAACTAAGAAGTCTCAGAGGTATGGACTATGATAATTATCAGATAAAGGAGTTTGTATTTTAGTGACAAAGACAGGCATGGTGAAGCATTTCATGACAGTGTACTGATCCAAGAGCTAAAAACTTTTCTGTTTAAAAGGTATGCATCAATGCAGCTGTTATGGACAGGTATTTTAATGCTATAGTTCCTGAGACCCCATCAATTATATAATCATTTGATAGGCTGGAAAAACGCAATTCTGGTAAGAAAAACCAGTTTTCAGTGAGCTCGAGCTCCCAGCCTATTCCCAACTGGCTTCCAACAGATGCATCTGTATCGAAGTTAAATAAAGCATCGTTGCTTTTTGATGTTATAGAACTAAACAACAGTCCAGCACTTAAATAAAAAGGATTGTTTTGATGAGGTGAAATTTTAAAAAAGTACCTGCCACCTAGTAAGACCCCAAATTGTCTCAGCTCCATTATTTGTTCTTCAGCATTTTCTTCATTGTCAAAAAGATTATAAGTAAATCCTGCATATAATTGAAATGGATCGGTCCACCTATATCCCGCAGTGAGATCTAGTCCATTCCCGATGCGCAAAGGTCTATTAAAAACGTTGACAGTGGGAATATGAAGGGAAGGTCTAAAAGTGACACTCCATGCTTCTTGAGAGAGGCAAGTGCTCCCTATCACAAACATCAAAAGGAATAAAATTTTCTTCATAACCATATATTTTAACAACTCCCTTCAAAATTATTGTCTTAGCTCTCTTAGAACTATGACTAATCTCATGATTCAAAAGGAACCTGCTTATCAGGTGGATGGTTTTAGGTAGACTTAAACCTCATTAGTTTTTGTATGTTAAGGCATTTATTTGTGTGTCTCGCTTTCGCGAAAGCGGAATCTAAAACAGGCGTACAACAACTCTTGCCTATAGAGGTGATATTTATCATTCTTAAGCTGGTTGATCTTATTGATATTTGAGTTTTAATAGAATAATGAAAAGATGAAATTAAGCTGTCTAATCAGTTGCTTATTACTACTAGGCTGTACTAGTGAGAATACCAAAGTATTTCCAGAACGCACCAACATAACAGAATCGGTTTATGCCTCTACCACCCTGCAACCCGACAGCTTATATAAAGTGTATTCGAGTGTACAAGGAATTTTAGATACACAGTTTGTTCAAGAAGGTGACCAAGTAGAAAAAGGTGATGCCATTGCACAAATAAAAAACACCTCCTCTACTCTTCAAAGATCAAATGATGCATTATCCTTTACACTCGCACAACAGCAATATGTCGGGAATATCTCGGTTCTAAAAACATTAAAAAATGACATTAAAAGCGCTGCGCTTAAACACAACAACGACTCTATTAATTTTTACAGACAAAAACGATTGTGGGAAAGCAGTATAGGTTCTAAAGCTACCTATGAAAATAAAAAACTGACCTATGAGCTTTCTAAAACAGCTTTAGAATCTCTTAAAAAGAAGTTTGATT is a window of Nonlabens sp. MB-3u-79 DNA encoding:
- a CDS encoding universal stress protein → MRVIIIPTDFSENAFNALSCALQYFNNEEATFIIVHTYEEKEQHQLKEFDDQMDHLLERVEYLTDNPLHNFETKVICGNFITQLNDLVDIQNADLVVMGTQGRTADRKLSFGSNTLQVIKKVKCPVLAIPLELEFKSPDHILLPSELLIPFKNRELDLISSMALHHGSELRLLHMAKFDSLSKRQLQIKALVESRFRESEITYQHHDLGVPTTVINNLISQNHIDLLILVNSKHSFLESFLQLPTIDSLSLNLKIPFLILQNLPR
- a CDS encoding chaperone modulator CbpM — encoded protein: MEDNSLIPAIDFCTSHRVKIELVHTLNKQGLIEVITHKKLLFIPENQVKKLERILVFHRELDINLEGVETILSLLQRMESMQEHILELENKLQRFL
- a CDS encoding DUF3298 domain-containing protein, which encodes MKTIIIIFFALLSISSCKQQVDEEKTPPQIIGVDEDAMHTNPADSMYFINKKIQEKQLRSQLLKKEGLIGVENSIPAIQGLVESKSIYKDADDYLLDYTYPYLNERIDPGYQKFNDFFAKNYLNTERTINEILEDNEIICDTLSIPRFRDQRIINYKLKSAQNNLISILLYKENYYSGMLHSTYMFDCINYDSKNQEFIYFDNFFIEGSEKMVYDLINKTIFDKRYTGDVYADCWQLSADDFMIYKNNFVISENNIAFYLDDCIICPAYTGEYKVVIPISQITHLIRSHHKSLLL
- a CDS encoding DnaJ C-terminal domain-containing protein, with protein sequence MEFIDYYKILGLSKTAKESDIKKAYRKLARKYHPDLNPNDKEAERKFKELNEANEVLSHPENRKKYDKYGENWQNAEAYEQAQRQQQRSSQQRTYGGQHNYNEEDYSDFFESMFSGGQRQRAAYRGQDFHTELHLDLMDVYTTSKRTLTVNGKNIRITIPAGVTNGQTIKIKNHGGKSPSNGPKGDLLITFIINNNTSFHREQADLFITQKIPLLTAVLGGSQLIKTIDGQVKLTVKEGTPNGTKVKLKGKGFPKYKQKDAYGDLYVTYQVMVPSALSQKQKELYQELLKLED
- the deoC gene encoding deoxyribose-phosphate aldolase, whose protein sequence is MNPINTYIDHTQLKATATPEEISQLCKEAVAHQFYAVCIAGFYTAFAKAELEKTSVKIATVIGFPLGADTTATKVFETQEAIANGTHEIDMVLNIGVLKAGYLKQVKEDIAAVRKASQNEVLKVIFENCYLTEQEKRNACKICLDTGVDFIKTSTGFGTGGATVKDIKLIKAEVGDRIKIKASGKIKTLETALQYIELGADRIGTSSALQMIKK
- a CDS encoding PAS domain-containing sensor histidine kinase; this encodes MGFFEESIDEAFLILFEGASEGIVVVNSAQIIVATNASARTIFGYEKRELEGQHLHTLIPSSYHKEHHSHFHGFMDHSQKREMGNGRDLFGLRKDGTQFPVEAGLNPFVLHNHRYVMSLVTDITVRKENERQIADLNDHLEEKIEERTDSLNKAVEQLKKEVSLRIHAENNTKEALQKEKELNELKTKFLSLVSHEFKTPISGILTSATLIGKYTTEEQQEKREKHLNTIKSKVKYLNTIIDDFLSLERLDTGKAIYKTTSFPLSKVLNEVVYDANMHLKEGQNIQYPKNAEDIIIAFDEKILELSLSNLIHNAIKYSGEGSLVIIEVNELPEHLEIKIKDQGIGIPQQEQHSIFDRYFRAENVLLTPGTGIGLNIVQNHLRNLDATISFISSAGKGSTFRILIPVINTSVS
- the trxA gene encoding thioredoxin translates to MKSNFKNIINSDIPVLVDFFANWCGPCKMLIPILAEVKKELGGTIKIIKVDVDKNESLAAQFQVRAVPTLLLFKKGKKVWRQSGVLQKAD
- a CDS encoding DinB family protein, coding for MTTPTNHLITLWIASRTRLENQLDVITAYDLKKKLAPSPNSVGYLLQHIAEVELLFAKNVFGKKDIKIIAHTVIAKKDTGEWTDLEKIRSLLNLSRNILMNILYMQEEEDWGKKIVTKEFGTKTKAQALGRILSHTAYHAGQLGILLKYGSVTH
- a CDS encoding universal stress protein — translated: MKHILIPIDFTSPSWKAVRCVLSMYPKAGMRFYLIYTTVADLKTEAHDTQRELKDLNLKTQLKALEGLLAPHQKIFSLPWKGSFIENIKEAVLDYDIDLIVLETEGPAILNQSMETSRAKDIITRVKCPILVLPKEFKCERPKQLVLLSDFNFMHRARSTNTLVKFVKDNDSHLNILQLHKYSHALTETQNINKSFLQSTLGHLPHSFHFVINKTMDEALQFYINRNHVDLVILFAKNIHILEHILFLKNKERGRDYHEEVPFLIIHE
- a CDS encoding outer membrane beta-barrel protein, whose product is MKKILFLLMFVIGSTCLSQEAWSVTFRPSLHIPTVNVFNRPLRIGNGLDLTAGYRWTDPFQLYAGFTYNLFDNEENAEEQIMELRQFGVLLGGRYFFKISPHQNNPFYLSAGLLFSSITSKSNDALFNFDTDASVGSQLGIGWELELTENWFFLPELRFSSLSNDYIIDGVSGTIALKYLSITAALMHTF
- a CDS encoding HPF/RaiA family ribosome-associated protein, which codes for MTISFQYVKFEESAALSAATRDQLDRLNAKYPWLIRAQVFFKVGNTSEQENAICEIELSAPGPRLFASSKEVHFEAAMKETVSDLDRQLNKRNQAFKAH
- a CDS encoding response regulator codes for the protein MKKVLIIEDDTALRENTAELLELLNFEVTTAPNGRIGITLAKQNCPDVILCDIMMPEVDGYGVLEALSADTSTNQIPFIFLSAKTEHKEIRKGMDLGADDYLTKPFEEEELVNAIESRIAKATILKNILAATQSTSQEDQLRNLNELKNFFDDEGEEYTFQKGEHIYKESGRSFRIYLILKGVVKTYKIDKSGKELTTALHKADDFLGFTSLLDNVAYQESAQALEDVTVVGVLKSTLREVLGNSKNISMELLQLLTDDVAGVKNQLLQMAYSSVRKKTAQTILQFAQVLDKNTDENICIARNDLASVAGIATESLIRTLSGFKKEGLIEIEGRNIRILHLKKLEHIE
- the deoD gene encoding purine-nucleoside phosphorylase, whose product is MSTHIEAKNGEIAATVLLPGDPMRARWIAENFLDHATCYNNVRGMLGYTGTYKGKQVSVQGTGMGIPSALIYCHELINDYGVKNLIRLGTAGSYQKDIKIRDIVIALAASTTSGINKQHFQNAQYAPTANVDLFLKACLYAKNNNIPVKAGNVLSTDEFYEEDPDSYKKWANYGVLCVEMETAGIYSIAAKYHVKALAILTISDSLVTGERTTADEREMTFKKMVEIALGTI